A window of Bacteroidetes Order II. bacterium contains these coding sequences:
- a CDS encoding CocE/NonD family hydrolase, with translation MFTLFFRVFWVVILLFSLQANAQPIQEYSPKDNYEKLEYNISVRDGIKLYVAVYVPKNNTQPLPFLIKRTPYGCGPYGPDKFPGILGPQGDHRFAKEGYIFVCQDVRGRWMSEGTFTNMTPAIPNVTGHRTVDESTDTYDTVEFLLRNIPYNNGKVGLHGISYPGFYVAASIINSHPAIVAASPQAPIADWFVGDDFHANGAFYLQDAFNFFSGFEHPEPTPTQKRGPSLRINSDDAYAFFLRLGALPNANARYFKGSVDFWNTFMKHGTYDQFWQERNIVPHLKGVKTNVMTVIGAFDAEDPYGGYEIYRSIGKLSPETTSNRLVLGPWFHGGWERSEGDFLGNVPFVQKTAVQYRASIDLPFFNYYLKGKGSFDQANVRAFATGSNDWHNFDIWPPKEARPTTWFLTEQGGLSTQAPSKNSGNDRYVSDPAKPVPYSQRITYDRTREYMTEDQRFAASRPDVLVYETEVLSEDFTLAGPVDIRLFVSTTGSDADFVVKVVDVFPDSTKEVQSRDKKYLPNPLAGYQMLVRYAVMRSKFRNNFSKPEPLQPGKVTEVRWKSPHIFHTFKKGHRLMIQVQSSFFPLIDRNPQVFLDIYNAKDSDFKAQTHTIYRSAQYPSSITVGRISPK, from the coding sequence ATGTTTACTTTATTTTTCCGCGTTTTCTGGGTGGTTATTCTGCTATTTTCACTTCAGGCAAATGCCCAACCCATTCAGGAATATTCCCCAAAAGACAATTATGAAAAATTAGAGTATAATATTTCTGTACGAGATGGGATCAAGTTATATGTTGCGGTTTATGTCCCAAAAAACAATACCCAACCGCTTCCATTTTTAATTAAACGCACCCCTTATGGTTGTGGCCCCTATGGACCCGATAAGTTCCCGGGCATTTTGGGCCCACAGGGAGACCATCGGTTTGCAAAGGAAGGGTACATTTTTGTCTGTCAGGATGTTCGGGGACGATGGATGAGCGAAGGCACCTTCACCAATATGACCCCAGCGATACCCAACGTAACGGGTCATCGTACAGTAGATGAGAGTACCGACACCTATGACACGGTTGAATTCCTGCTTAGAAATATACCATATAACAATGGAAAAGTAGGCTTACACGGCATTTCCTACCCTGGATTTTATGTGGCCGCAAGCATTATTAACAGCCATCCGGCAATTGTAGCCGCTTCTCCCCAAGCCCCGATTGCCGACTGGTTTGTTGGAGATGATTTTCACGCAAATGGGGCTTTTTACCTTCAAGATGCGTTTAATTTTTTCTCTGGCTTTGAGCACCCAGAACCCACTCCCACCCAAAAAAGAGGCCCATCTCTCCGTATTAATTCCGACGACGCCTATGCTTTTTTCCTGCGTTTAGGCGCCTTGCCCAATGCCAATGCACGATATTTCAAAGGCAGCGTGGATTTTTGGAACACTTTTATGAAGCACGGAACGTATGATCAGTTTTGGCAGGAGCGCAACATTGTTCCCCACCTTAAAGGGGTAAAAACCAATGTGATGACGGTTATCGGGGCATTCGATGCCGAAGACCCTTATGGCGGCTACGAGATTTATCGCTCCATCGGGAAGTTAAGTCCAGAAACAACCAGCAACCGCCTCGTACTGGGCCCTTGGTTTCATGGAGGTTGGGAGCGTTCAGAAGGGGATTTTTTAGGGAATGTGCCCTTTGTACAAAAAACAGCGGTGCAGTACCGTGCATCCATAGACCTCCCTTTCTTTAATTATTATTTGAAGGGCAAGGGGTCTTTTGATCAGGCAAATGTCCGAGCCTTTGCAACAGGCTCCAATGACTGGCACAACTTTGACATTTGGCCACCGAAAGAAGCCCGCCCGACTACTTGGTTCTTAACCGAACAAGGCGGCCTTAGCACCCAAGCTCCATCCAAAAACAGTGGGAACGATCGCTACGTCTCGGACCCCGCCAAGCCAGTGCCATATTCCCAACGCATCACCTATGACCGTACCAGAGAATACATGACCGAAGATCAGCGGTTTGCGGCCTCTCGTCCGGATGTCTTGGTGTATGAAACAGAGGTCTTGTCAGAAGACTTCACCTTGGCTGGCCCGGTAGATATTCGATTATTCGTCTCCACTACTGGATCCGATGCCGATTTTGTTGTGAAGGTGGTGGATGTTTTTCCGGACTCCACAAAAGAGGTGCAGTCCCGTGACAAAAAATATTTGCCCAATCCCCTCGCTGGCTACCAGATGTTGGTGCGATATGCTGTAATGCGAAGCAAGTTTCGCAACAACTTTTCCAAACCAGAGCCGCTCCAGCCTGGAAAAGTGACCGAAGTACGCTGGAAAAGCCCACATATTTTCCATACGTTCAAAAAAGGGCACCGCCTGATGATTCAGGTACAAAGTTCTTTTTTTCCTTTAATAGACCGAAATCCACAGGTTTTTTTAGATATCTATAACGCCAAAGATTCCGACTTCAAGGCGCAGACTCATACCATCTATCGGTCAGCACAGTACCCATCGTCCATAACTGTCGGAAGAATTTCACCCAAATAA
- a CDS encoding DUF1449 family protein: MDVFFQPARLIFTIPLMLAFSLWVISAMGIGGGHDSDVDSTTDFHLDADHGWVDTGLHLLGFGLVPLSLVVTWILFGFGLSGLVLHATLGAYLPSDWLPNIVFIPLALVIGLIMSSVLSRLLKPLFKDYGVAATERDLIGKVATVKSNQASATFGAASLRLENGNEIEIAIRTENPNIALSYGTRVLLTGKLPGKEVFEVTPFDA; this comes from the coding sequence ATGGACGTATTTTTTCAACCGGCACGATTGATTTTCACCATTCCATTAATGCTTGCATTTTCGTTGTGGGTCATTAGTGCAATGGGCATAGGCGGCGGCCACGACAGCGATGTGGATTCTACAACAGACTTCCACTTAGACGCCGATCATGGCTGGGTGGATACCGGGCTGCATTTGCTGGGGTTTGGTCTGGTTCCTTTATCGTTGGTAGTAACCTGGATTTTATTTGGGTTTGGCTTATCCGGATTGGTGTTACACGCTACATTAGGCGCTTACTTACCATCTGATTGGCTGCCCAATATCGTTTTCATTCCACTCGCTTTGGTTATTGGCTTGATCATGTCTTCGGTATTATCCCGCTTGCTGAAGCCACTATTCAAAGATTATGGTGTCGCTGCCACCGAACGCGACCTGATTGGCAAGGTGGCAACCGTCAAAAGTAACCAAGCCTCCGCCACATTTGGCGCTGCCAGCCTCCGCTTGGAAAATGGAAACGAAATTGAGATCGCCATACGAACCGAAAATCCAAACATCGCTTTGTCTTACGGAACCCGCGTCCTCCTAACAGGCAAACTTCCGGGCAAAGAAGTTTTTGAAGTAACTCCTTTTGATGCTTAG
- a CDS encoding DUF2911 domain-containing protein: protein MKIYVFTVFTVVFTFSLTACQDHQQDHKAHQTPDQKAATTPKHDHSTHHHSQETVTDTTKGSIPQTAMTNLGSNHVHIAYTAPAVRNRIIWGGLVPYDQVWVTGAHQATSISLGKDVLIGGQRLPKGKYALFTIPGKQEWIVVINKNWDQHLTDEYSEKEDVLRIRVKPQTNQPHTERLTYRINNKDTNTADLEIVWEKLKIALVITNA, encoded by the coding sequence ATGAAAATATATGTATTTACCGTTTTTACCGTTGTCTTTACCTTTTCTCTGACTGCGTGTCAAGATCACCAGCAAGATCATAAAGCCCACCAAACACCGGATCAAAAAGCAGCAACCACACCCAAGCATGACCATAGCACCCACCACCACAGCCAAGAAACGGTAACAGACACCACAAAAGGCAGCATTCCCCAAACGGCTATGACCAATCTGGGCAGTAACCATGTCCATATTGCTTATACCGCGCCTGCTGTTCGCAATCGGATCATCTGGGGCGGCTTGGTGCCATACGACCAAGTTTGGGTGACAGGCGCACACCAAGCCACCTCCATTTCACTCGGAAAAGACGTGCTAATCGGCGGGCAACGCCTACCGAAAGGGAAATATGCCCTATTTACCATTCCCGGAAAACAGGAATGGATCGTGGTCATCAATAAAAACTGGGATCAGCACCTTACCGATGAATACAGCGAAAAAGAAGATGTTTTACGGATTCGGGTAAAACCCCAAACCAACCAACCCCATACCGAGCGCCTCACGTATCGCATTAACAACAAAGATACCAACACCGCCGATTTGGAAATTGTCTGGGAAAAGCTTAAAATTGCTTTAGTGATAACCAATGCCTAA
- a CDS encoding cbb3-type cytochrome c oxidase subunit I, which produces MIMENVMPSPLQNPATTTPQTTVPRTGIGSWLLTEDHKRISLMFLGSALFFFLLGAILAIVARLGLPDAGYPFLSQTAYTRLMEAHGTIMVLLFVIPAIPATLGAYFLPNLLHSRNLPFPRLHLMSLYLYWMGGIFALIGSLASATPIGWTMIETFFTDDPTLFAVVWLGSGILTLGASAVLRSINFVVAIHKMRPIGMSWQDLPLFVWGLYISAAIQIVVMLLMGLSSQLLILEKTLQLGLFDPKLGGDILLYRHFFWFAAYPAVYSALLPAIGLMADVLAGSTGRHAFGRPFLVWMMGTYGILSFMVWGQQFVNAGQSEFASILFAAFANLALVPLAVVVANMLTSLYQSNLELRTPILYVFTFLFMLTVSLISSLVLGALNVSSYLGTTTYATAQFHYMMLGGLTIAFLGGLHYYWKHITGTNYHESVAQWAIGLMFLGINGTFFTLMVMGSNGLEQRTYAYPEMFGTFQVLTTLSAVLLGLGIIITFANLIWSLASKKQKN; this is translated from the coding sequence ATGATCATGGAAAACGTTATGCCCTCGCCGCTACAAAATCCGGCGACAACCACCCCCCAAACGACGGTACCCCGCACGGGAATCGGATCTTGGCTCTTAACTGAAGACCATAAACGTATCTCGTTGATGTTCTTAGGATCGGCCCTGTTCTTCTTCCTCTTGGGTGCTATCTTGGCCATTGTCGCAAGGCTGGGACTGCCTGATGCAGGATACCCGTTTCTTTCGCAGACCGCCTATACCCGGCTGATGGAGGCCCACGGAACCATCATGGTTTTGCTGTTTGTCATTCCCGCCATACCCGCCACACTGGGCGCTTATTTTTTGCCAAATTTATTGCATAGCCGCAACCTGCCCTTCCCAAGGCTCCACCTCATGAGCTTATACCTTTATTGGATGGGCGGTATTTTTGCGCTTATCGGCTCTTTAGCCAGTGCCACCCCAATAGGATGGACGATGATTGAGACTTTTTTTACCGATGACCCAACTCTATTTGCTGTCGTATGGCTCGGATCGGGTATTCTCACACTTGGTGCATCGGCAGTGTTACGGAGTATCAACTTTGTGGTGGCCATACATAAAATGCGGCCTATTGGGATGTCGTGGCAAGACCTTCCTTTATTTGTATGGGGACTCTATATTTCGGCAGCCATTCAAATTGTCGTAATGCTGTTGATGGGCCTAAGCAGCCAGTTGTTGATCCTTGAAAAAACCTTACAATTGGGTTTATTTGATCCCAAGTTGGGTGGCGACATCTTGTTGTACCGCCACTTTTTCTGGTTTGCTGCTTATCCGGCTGTATATAGTGCTCTCTTGCCTGCAATAGGACTCATGGCCGATGTTTTAGCAGGATCTACCGGAAGACACGCATTTGGAAGGCCATTTCTGGTTTGGATGATGGGCACTTACGGAATATTGAGTTTTATGGTATGGGGACAACAATTTGTAAATGCCGGACAATCTGAGTTTGCTTCTATTTTGTTTGCTGCTTTTGCCAATCTGGCGCTTGTCCCTTTAGCAGTTGTGGTTGCAAATATGTTAACCTCTCTTTATCAAAGTAATCTTGAATTGCGCACACCGATACTATATGTATTTACATTCTTATTTATGCTTACGGTATCGCTGATTAGTTCTTTGGTACTGGGTGCCCTAAATGTCTCCTCGTATCTGGGTACCACCACGTATGCCACAGCACAATTCCATTACATGATGTTAGGTGGCTTGACAATTGCCTTTCTGGGTGGACTTCACTACTACTGGAAGCATATTACAGGGACCAATTACCACGAAAGTGTGGCCCAATGGGCTATCGGTCTGATGTTTTTAGGCATTAACGGAACGTTTTTTACCCTCATGGTGATGGGTAGCAATGGCTTGGAACAACGGACATACGCCTATCCCGAGATGTTTGGAACCTTTCAGGTCTTGACCACCTTATCCGCTGTCTTACTTGGCCTAGGGATTATCATAACCTTTGCGAACCTGATTTGGAGTTTAGCCTCTAAAAAGCAGAAAAATTGA
- a CDS encoding DUF3298 and DUF4163 domain-containing protein, protein MRLLSTLLCSMTVLWFAACGPSNESSPTKPLTFQQHVFTDQGGTCVKEDDPCAKISVQYVSAEGTNAKKINTVLDTIYVRMADVDWEGAQPSKTLQEVAAFFKKSFEEQRKEFPDAPYGWEVDVKTEVLQTQPVASISITSYTFTGGAHPNTVTRLLNFNPQGQYIDPQSHITNTKKFQSVLESAFRKAREIPEGQPWKEAGLFDDQLTLPNEMAFTKEGLKIFYNPYEIMPYAAGPTEFTIPYAQLEGIMQLTDAK, encoded by the coding sequence ATGCGCCTTCTTAGCACGCTACTTTGCAGCATGACCGTTTTATGGTTTGCGGCCTGCGGACCCAGCAACGAGTCCAGCCCCACCAAGCCCCTTACATTCCAACAACATGTCTTCACCGATCAGGGGGGAACTTGCGTCAAGGAAGACGACCCATGCGCGAAAATATCGGTACAATACGTATCTGCCGAAGGCACAAATGCCAAAAAGATCAATACGGTTCTGGATACCATCTATGTCCGTATGGCAGATGTGGACTGGGAAGGAGCCCAGCCCAGCAAAACCCTTCAGGAAGTTGCGGCGTTTTTTAAAAAGTCTTTCGAAGAACAACGCAAGGAATTTCCTGATGCTCCCTACGGATGGGAAGTGGACGTAAAAACGGAGGTACTACAAACCCAACCTGTGGCAAGTATTTCCATCACAAGCTATACATTTACAGGAGGCGCACACCCCAATACAGTAACCCGCCTACTCAACTTCAACCCGCAAGGGCAATACATTGACCCTCAGAGCCACATTACGAATACAAAAAAATTCCAATCCGTATTGGAGTCTGCATTCCGCAAAGCGCGTGAAATTCCAGAGGGGCAACCATGGAAGGAAGCCGGACTTTTCGATGACCAATTGACCTTGCCCAACGAAATGGCGTTTACCAAAGAAGGGCTTAAAATCTTTTATAATCCTTATGAGATCATGCCTTATGCTGCTGGGCCAACGGAATTCACCATTCCTTATGCACAGCTTGAAGGTATAATGCAGTTAACGGATGCAAAATAA
- a CDS encoding PD40 domain-containing protein, with product MKYLWIPCLFVTALAGCSVVKWGSIPPYRLAYNVFVPDSTKDNYEVFAMEIDGSKKENLTRHPDVAWTYLAYGKRLFFISDRGTCRRCYFLYEMSSDGQNVKKISDLRLEDSWMSSRKSGQELVVSGRIERDIRMQLFIINTETGAYRQITTDTTAMYRDPLFSPDGKQLVFAYKKNRRDRNTHEELFIMNEDGSDMRQLTTFPANDLSAKSYGYKAGPPRWHPTEGFISYHSKQNGKNTLFAVTPNGKKHWKLTNYTGSEGWHDWSADGRWLVFDTSNADETQYDIVLMNWKTKETRQLTHAEYKTQLSPVFVRR from the coding sequence ATGAAGTATCTTTGGATTCCATGTTTGTTTGTAACCGCTTTGGCCGGATGTAGTGTAGTCAAATGGGGTAGCATTCCGCCCTACCGTCTGGCATACAATGTCTTTGTACCTGATAGCACAAAAGACAACTACGAGGTTTTTGCTATGGAAATAGACGGGAGTAAAAAAGAAAATCTAACCCGCCATCCAGATGTTGCGTGGACGTATCTCGCCTATGGTAAACGGTTGTTTTTTATAAGTGACAGAGGAACTTGCCGTCGTTGTTATTTCTTGTACGAAATGTCTTCGGATGGACAAAATGTGAAGAAGATCAGTGATCTTCGATTGGAAGACAGTTGGATGAGTAGCCGAAAAAGCGGACAAGAACTGGTGGTCTCTGGTAGAATTGAGCGGGATATCCGGATGCAACTCTTTATTATCAATACAGAAACAGGTGCCTATCGCCAAATAACGACCGATACCACGGCCATGTACCGAGATCCTTTATTCTCTCCGGATGGAAAACAATTGGTGTTTGCCTATAAGAAAAACAGGAGAGACCGAAATACACATGAAGAATTGTTTATCATGAACGAAGACGGTAGTGATATGCGCCAACTGACGACTTTTCCCGCCAATGATCTTAGTGCGAAATCTTATGGTTACAAGGCCGGGCCGCCTCGTTGGCATCCTACAGAAGGTTTTATATCGTACCACTCCAAGCAAAACGGAAAAAACACCTTGTTCGCCGTAACGCCGAATGGAAAGAAACATTGGAAACTTACCAATTACACAGGAAGTGAAGGCTGGCACGATTGGTCCGCAGACGGTAGGTGGTTGGTATTTGATACCAGTAATGCCGATGAAACACAATACGACATTGTACTTATGAATTGGAAGACCAAGGAAACCCGCCAATTGACACATGCGGAGTATAAAACACAGCTTTCACCCGTTTTTGTTCGACGATGA
- a CDS encoding DUF1761 family protein, translated as MAGFGFAALGFVVIGLFEQRSWRYILINGGYLAVWFTLIGFIIGGWR; from the coding sequence TTGGCCGGATTCGGGTTTGCGGCTCTTGGCTTTGTGGTTATAGGACTTTTTGAACAGCGGTCTTGGCGGTATATTTTGATCAATGGTGGCTACCTTGCGGTTTGGTTCACCCTGATTGGTTTTATTATCGGGGGATGGCGTTGA
- a CDS encoding DUF1761 domain-containing protein: MGEVYLSHLAILVSAISNLVFGAIWYSKAMFYEAWRTESELSEEQINRTNFLKIYGLVFLVAWMMSYNLTFF, from the coding sequence ATGGGAGAAGTTTACTTAAGCCATTTGGCCATATTGGTCAGTGCGATTTCTAATCTTGTTTTTGGTGCCATTTGGTACTCTAAGGCCATGTTTTATGAGGCATGGAGAACGGAGAGCGAGCTAAGTGAAGAGCAGATAAATCGCACGAATTTTCTAAAAATCTATGGATTGGTGTTCTTGGTTGCATGGATGATGAGCTATAACCTTACATTTTTTTAG
- a CDS encoding helix-turn-helix transcriptional regulator codes for MIFQMIVPKEPLGDFVESILYYKDFHPTHQIDRFLPDGNVNLLIELTGKPQPIYDNQSLKILQTCTKTWFSGIRTQPISIPSGFDIEMVVVTFRKGRAYPFTDMPLHELTDKVVEADLVLGNHILSLREALLEVPDPLKKLKAVEDFLKYRFRRRFVPNECIHFAVRSVLSLPEPLTLERLSQKVGYSQKHLIKLFKDHVGLTPKAFMKVSRFQQIIHQIEQSSTIHWAELALDTGYYDQAHFIHDFRHFSGFTPAQYLALKRDMLNYVPVG; via the coding sequence ATGATTTTCCAAATGATTGTTCCGAAGGAGCCATTAGGTGACTTTGTGGAATCTATCTTATATTACAAAGACTTCCACCCCACCCATCAAATAGACCGTTTTTTACCAGATGGGAATGTAAACCTTCTAATCGAATTGACGGGCAAGCCCCAACCAATTTACGATAACCAGTCGTTGAAAATCCTTCAGACGTGTACAAAAACATGGTTTTCAGGTATTCGTACACAGCCCATCTCCATTCCATCGGGTTTTGATATCGAAATGGTGGTGGTCACTTTCCGGAAGGGGCGGGCTTACCCGTTTACGGACATGCCACTCCACGAGCTGACAGATAAGGTGGTGGAGGCAGATTTGGTGTTGGGCAACCATATCTTGTCTCTTCGAGAAGCACTTCTCGAGGTTCCTGACCCGTTGAAAAAGCTTAAAGCCGTAGAAGATTTTTTAAAGTACCGCTTCCGGCGCCGCTTTGTGCCAAATGAATGCATTCATTTTGCGGTTAGGTCGGTTCTTTCTCTGCCTGAACCCCTTACTTTGGAGCGGCTTTCGCAAAAAGTAGGGTATTCGCAAAAGCACCTGATTAAGCTGTTTAAAGACCATGTAGGGCTTACGCCTAAGGCTTTCATGAAGGTATCGCGCTTCCAGCAAATCATTCATCAGATAGAACAAAGCAGTACCATCCATTGGGCCGAGTTGGCATTAGATACTGGGTACTATGATCAGGCGCATTTTATCCACGACTTCCGGCATTTTTCCGGTTTTACGCCAGCGCAATATCTGGCCCTGAAGCGCGATATGCTTAATTACGTTCCGGTGGGCTGA
- a CDS encoding DUF2892 domain-containing protein: MNPNMGSTDRIIRIVVAVIFAALYLTGTITGTVGIILLVLAVVFVLTSVVRFCPLYLPLGIKTNKTG; the protein is encoded by the coding sequence ATGAATCCAAACATGGGATCCACCGATCGGATTATCCGAATTGTGGTTGCGGTTATTTTTGCTGCACTTTATCTGACAGGAACCATTACGGGCACCGTAGGCATTATTCTACTGGTTCTGGCAGTGGTATTTGTGCTGACCAGCGTTGTCCGCTTCTGTCCGTTATACCTACCCCTTGGTATCAAGACCAATAAAACAGGTTGA
- a CDS encoding tetratricopeptide repeat protein, which produces MCPNVKLVLRLLVAVGCLETISWQTGYAQQTPSVLFEAGNRAYGATNYDTAIQEYEKAVAQGGISHALYYNLASAHYRRGHIGKSILYYEKALALSPFDARTRHSLAIAQKKMQTAIPQLPLSPLQSLWQYICFQLGSWGLFGIALCLYVVVIGLVAHWIWFKGQMAWRRRALLLSAPLALIFLVMAYIASVQTLSDHKAVVLEKQVELRQEPSEQARKIRTITEGITLEVISESRGWREVRLPNGDVGWVSRKGLGDV; this is translated from the coding sequence ATGTGCCCTAACGTAAAATTAGTCTTGCGTCTATTGGTAGCTGTGGGGTGTCTTGAGACCATAAGCTGGCAAACAGGATATGCCCAACAAACGCCTTCCGTACTTTTTGAGGCCGGAAATCGTGCTTATGGGGCGACAAATTATGATACAGCCATACAAGAATACGAAAAAGCCGTTGCCCAAGGTGGGATCAGTCACGCGTTGTATTACAATCTGGCCAGTGCCCATTATCGCAGAGGCCATATCGGGAAATCTATATTGTATTATGAAAAGGCCTTAGCACTGTCCCCGTTTGATGCCCGAACGCGACATAGTTTGGCGATTGCACAGAAGAAAATGCAAACCGCCATTCCACAATTACCTTTGTCCCCCCTACAAAGCTTATGGCAATATATCTGTTTTCAATTGGGTAGTTGGGGGCTTTTTGGTATTGCACTATGTCTGTATGTTGTGGTTATTGGACTTGTGGCACATTGGATTTGGTTTAAAGGACAAATGGCTTGGCGGCGACGTGCCCTATTGCTGTCTGCGCCTTTGGCTCTGATTTTTTTGGTGATGGCATATATTGCGTCTGTCCAAACTTTGTCGGATCATAAAGCGGTTGTGTTGGAAAAGCAGGTGGAGTTGCGGCAGGAACCTTCGGAGCAAGCACGTAAAATCCGGACCATAACCGAGGGCATTACGCTCGAAGTCATTTCGGAAAGTCGGGGATGGCGTGAGGTACGTCTTCCAAATGGAGATGTGGGGTGGGTGTCCCGAAAAGGCTTGGGCGATGTATAA
- a CDS encoding protein BatD, with amino-acid sequence MMRPKITLIGVFLLLPMLFGFRVVAQRISVTASVSDNTVAMNESVVYTVEIRSTSGPLPNIYNPQAPDAQGLELLHDNASTGRKSIFANGQMTQTYTYTWFYRPLREGEVSIGRTTVVIGKETLTTSPIYVRIVGTGKKPNAPSFRSKSLFDDPFAKDPQNSVQAPTAPEVSKQDVFIRAIPSSTNILQGEQMFIAYYLFARRGVEIRNSRLSDSWDAEGFWREELNAEANTELETIGGEAFRKILIKRVAVFPTRTGKLTVDPLKVQADVSMIRMDDPFDAFLGGSVGPSQNITIASEPLIITVRVLPSNAPQGFAGAVGRLNMTAKLDKERVEVGSPVILTVMIGGSGNIATLATPQINVPEVVEKYDPEVSSEIDRSVQVYGNKTFRFTLIPRENGQHTIPAFTFSYFDLLSNSYKTITAGPFKFTATGTAQALTSGKKVFPVNDIAAILPQSGTWITRTSTPLHRQWWPLGVFLLPIAGLLALVYYRRLSDRMQTDVAFARTRTAQSEARKHLHVAQNLMEQGQPKAFYDEVARAVTGFLGDRLNIPEKGMLRMALLEKMTEAGMESGLCADIDRLLDTSDAVRFSPVLPTPEMMRSSLEEAVSLIERIEAFYKLERKKK; translated from the coding sequence ATGATGCGACCCAAAATCACCTTGATTGGCGTCTTTCTGTTGTTACCGATGCTGTTTGGTTTTCGGGTGGTTGCACAGCGGATTAGCGTGACGGCTAGTGTAAGCGATAATACGGTTGCCATGAATGAATCAGTGGTGTACACCGTAGAAATTCGTTCCACCTCTGGACCTTTGCCCAATATTTACAATCCACAAGCGCCTGATGCACAGGGGTTAGAACTTCTCCACGACAATGCTTCGACGGGCAGAAAGAGTATTTTTGCAAATGGTCAGATGACCCAAACCTATACCTACACGTGGTTTTATCGGCCACTCAGAGAAGGGGAGGTTTCTATTGGTCGCACGACAGTGGTTATTGGTAAAGAAACCCTGACCACCTCTCCCATTTATGTACGGATTGTGGGTACGGGGAAAAAGCCTAATGCCCCTAGTTTCCGTTCGAAGAGTTTATTTGATGACCCTTTTGCCAAAGATCCGCAGAATAGTGTGCAGGCTCCTACGGCACCGGAAGTTTCAAAACAAGATGTCTTTATTCGCGCCATCCCCAGTTCCACAAATATTTTGCAAGGCGAACAAATGTTCATTGCCTATTACCTCTTTGCGCGGAGAGGGGTCGAAATTCGGAACAGCCGTCTTTCGGATTCGTGGGATGCCGAGGGGTTTTGGCGCGAAGAACTGAATGCGGAGGCAAATACCGAGTTGGAGACTATTGGGGGCGAGGCGTTTCGGAAAATCCTGATCAAACGGGTTGCTGTGTTTCCGACGCGTACTGGCAAGCTAACGGTGGACCCCTTAAAAGTGCAGGCCGATGTTTCCATGATTCGGATGGACGACCCTTTTGATGCGTTTTTGGGTGGTAGTGTAGGGCCTTCGCAGAATATCACCATTGCTTCCGAGCCACTCATCATAACGGTGCGAGTTTTGCCCTCCAATGCGCCACAGGGCTTTGCTGGGGCGGTCGGGCGGCTAAACATGACGGCAAAATTAGACAAAGAACGAGTGGAGGTAGGTTCTCCCGTAATACTCACGGTTATGATTGGCGGAAGCGGAAATATTGCGACGCTGGCCACACCGCAGATCAATGTACCTGAAGTAGTGGAAAAGTACGATCCTGAAGTGAGTAGCGAGATAGACCGTTCCGTGCAAGTTTATGGAAATAAGACTTTTCGATTTACTTTGATCCCACGAGAAAATGGGCAACATACCATACCAGCCTTCACCTTTTCGTATTTTGATCTGCTTTCCAATAGCTATAAAACCATCACCGCAGGGCCATTTAAATTTACTGCTACTGGAACGGCACAAGCCCTTACATCGGGCAAAAAGGTCTTTCCTGTAAACGATATTGCAGCCATTCTGCCTCAATCGGGCACATGGATTACCCGTACTTCCACGCCATTGCATCGTCAGTGGTGGCCCTTAGGGGTCTTTTTATTGCCCATTGCAGGACTCTTGGCCTTAGTGTATTATCGTCGTCTTTCCGATCGGATGCAAACCGATGTGGCTTTTGCCCGCACCCGGACCGCACAGTCCGAAGCCCGAAAACATTTGCACGTTGCCCAAAATTTGATGGAACAAGGCCAGCCAAAGGCGTTCTACGACGAAGTTGCACGTGCGGTAACTGGATTTTTGGGAGATCGGCTGAATATTCCGGAAAAAGGAATGTTGCGCATGGCATTATTGGAAAAAATGACAGAAGCAGGTATGGAATCGGGGTTGTGCGCGGATATAGATCGCTTATTGGACACTTCCGATGCAGTCCGTTTTTCGCCTGTATTACCTACGCCGGAAATGATGCGCTCTTCTCTTGAAGAGGCGGTTTCGCTTATTGAACGCATTGAAGCGTTTTATAAATTGGAGCGCAAGAAAAAATAA